The window TTTAAGAATTTTTGGTTTAGCTTGAGCTATATTTTCTTTTAACTCTACTAACGCTTCTTGTAATTCTCTTTTTTCTTCTTCAGTTAAATTTTGTTCCATAACGCTCTATACTCTTAACCCTATTGAACGGCCAAAATACTACCAAAACTCTACCTAACAAATTTTCTTCAGGTACTGGACCCCAATACCTACTATCACTGCTTCTAGGACGATTGTCACCAATCATAAAATAACTGCTTGCTGGAACTATTATCGGACCAAAATCAAAATAATCTCTGTTCACTGGGAACGGTTCTTCTAGTTTCTTACCATTGATGTAAATGTAACCGTTTTTAATCTCTAAAACCTCTTCTGGTAAACCGAGTATTCTTTTAACATACTTCTCCCCTATAAGCTGAGGTGCTTCAAAATAAGAAGTTCTCCTTTTGTCACCTGCAAAGGAATACTCACTACCCCAAATAGGCTCTTCTGGTGGGAAAAAAACAACAATATCGTATCTGTTGAGTTGATAATCTCTTTTATAAAAATAAAGATTATCAGAAAATGGTAAATTGGCTTTATATAGTGGGTTTCTCATTAAAAGCATGATGCTTTTCTTTTTCTTCGCATTATACAGTGGGTTCTGTATACCAAAAGACATTCTACTCACAACTAGTCTATCTCCAACCTCAAAATATGGAATCATAGACCCAGAAGGAATCAGTTGAAATTCAAGAAAAAATTCCTTAATAAAAAAAGCAATAAGGACAGCTATAATAACTGTCCCTATAAAATTTAATATACTAGCTATGGCCTTTTTGATGTGAGCCATTTTTAATTGAATCTTGGGTCTTTAGCCTTAATTTTACTAGCCCTGCTACCTATTCTATCTCTTAAATAAAACAATCTAGCTTTTCTTACTTTACCCTGTCTCAAAACTGTAATTTCAGTAATTTTTGGTGAATGTAGCATATATGTTTTTTCAACGCCTACCCCACCGACAACTTTTCTAACAGTAAAGCCCTTTGTAACGCCTCCACCATGTATTCTTGTTACAACGCCTTCAAATGGCTGAACTCTTTCTTTCTTTCCTTCGGTAATTTTATAGAATACTTTTATCGTATCTCCTATATTAAAATCGACAACGTTTTCTTTCATTTGTTCTTTTTCTAATTCCTGTATTATATTACTCACGCTATTTCATCCTCCTTTAAAAAATCTTTTAAGATTTTTATTTCTTCATTATTAAATTTATATTGTGCTAAAACCTTTGGTCTGCTCACAAGGCTGTTTATTATAGCACTTTTTTTCTTCCATTGCTCTATTTTTTTATGGTCGCCGGACAATAGTACCGCAGGAACATGTTTTTCGTCAAATTCTCTAGGTCTAGTAAAGACATCCCAATCCAACAGACCACTAGAAAAAGAATCTTCCGTTGCAGAAAGGTCATTCCCTAAAACTCCCGGAATAAGCCTAACTAGGGCATCTACAATCACCATTGCTGGCAGTTCGCCACCTGTTAAAACAAAATCTCCTATAGAAATTTCTTCATCTATGTAACCCTCTACCCTACTATCTATACCTTCATAATGACCTGAAATAATTACCAAGTTTTCTTTGGTTAATAATTCTTGCAATTTATTTTGGTCCAACTTGCTACCTTTTGGTGAAGTCATTATCACGTAGCTTGTTTCTCTCTTTATTTCCTCTAACATTGCCACCACAGGCTCAACCCTTATGACCATGCCTGTTGATCCCCCAAACGGAATATCGTCCACTTTATTATGTTTATTGTTTGCTTTATCTCTTATATTAAAAACGTTCAGAACTATTTTATTTTCTTTTTGTGCTCTGCCTAAGATACTTTCTGAAAAATAAGCTTTAACAACTTCAGGAAATAGTGTCAAAACTGCTATTGTTTTTATCATTTATAATATTCTGGCTTAACTACCTTAATAATCTGTTTTTCATCATCAACCTCTAAAATAAATTCTGAAATAACAGGTACAAGAACCTCTTCTTTTCCAAGAACTACCAACACCTCATTAGCTCCTGTGTATAAAATATTATCAACTACGCCAAGGCTCTTCTTTTTTTCATCTTCTACCCGATAACCAATCCACTGCTCACTAAAAAACAAGCCTTCTTCTTTAAAAAAAGTTAATACTTTCTTAGTTTCTATTAAAAGCTCTACATCCCTTAACTCTTCTGCA of the Candidatus Margulisiibacteriota bacterium genome contains:
- the lepB gene encoding signal peptidase I, whose translation is MAHIKKAIASILNFIGTVIIAVLIAFFIKEFFLEFQLIPSGSMIPYFEVGDRLVVSRMSFGIQNPLYNAKKKKSIMLLMRNPLYKANLPFSDNLYFYKRDYQLNRYDIVVFFPPEEPIWGSEYSFAGDKRRTSYFEAPQLIGEKYVKRILGLPEEVLEIKNGYIYINGKKLEEPFPVNRDYFDFGPIIVPASSYFMIGDNRPRSSDSRYWGPVPEENLLGRVLVVFWPFNRVKSIERYGTKFN
- the rplS gene encoding 50S ribosomal protein L19; this translates as MSNIIQELEKEQMKENVVDFNIGDTIKVFYKITEGKKERVQPFEGVVTRIHGGGVTKGFTVRKVVGGVGVEKTYMLHSPKITEITVLRQGKVRKARLFYLRDRIGSRASKIKAKDPRFN
- the trmD gene encoding tRNA (guanosine(37)-N1)-methyltransferase TrmD yields the protein MIKTIAVLTLFPEVVKAYFSESILGRAQKENKIVLNVFNIRDKANNKHNKVDDIPFGGSTGMVIRVEPVVAMLEEIKRETSYVIMTSPKGSKLDQNKLQELLTKENLVIISGHYEGIDSRVEGYIDEEISIGDFVLTGGELPAMVIVDALVRLIPGVLGNDLSATEDSFSSGLLDWDVFTRPREFDEKHVPAVLLSGDHKKIEQWKKKSAIINSLVSRPKVLAQYKFNNEEIKILKDFLKEDEIA
- the rimM gene encoding ribosome maturation factor RimM (Essential for efficient processing of 16S rRNA), which gives rise to MYFPVARIIKPHGVKGELKLLPIKPVFSQLLLNQKQFKTENNKLKVSFLKEHKQGFIAKFADIDDMDAAEELRDVELLIETKKVLTFFKEEGLFFSEQWIGYRVEDEKKKSLGVVDNILYTGANEVLVVLGKEEVLVPVISEFILEVDDEKQIIKVVKPEYYK